One part of the Tenacibaculum sp. 190130A14a genome encodes these proteins:
- the uvrB gene encoding excinuclease ABC subunit UvrB: MDFQIVSEFQPTGDQPQAINQLANGIVEGEKFQTLLGVTGSGKTFSVANVVAKVNRPTLVLAHNKTLAAQLYSEFKQFFPNNAVEYFVSYYDYYQPEAYIPVTGTYIEKDLSINDEIERLRISTSSSLLSGRRDVLVVASVSCLYGIGNPTEFKKNVIPIEVDQQISRTKFLHQLVTSLYARTETEIKSGTFKVKGDVVTIYPSYGDSAYRVHFFGDEIEEIESFNIETNEIITRLNQLNIYPANLFVTSPDVLQNAIHQIQEDLMKQYDYFKEIGKHLEAKRLKERTEFDLEMIRELGYCSGIENYSRYLDGREAGTRPFCLLDYFPDDFLMVIDESHVTVPQVHAMYGGDRSRKENLVEYGFRLPAAMDNRPLKFEEFEMLQNQVIYVSATPADYELQKTEGLFVEQVIRPTGLLDPEIEVRPSLNQIDDLIEEIQIRVEKDERTLVTTLTKRMAEELAKYLTRIQVRCRYIHSDVDTLERVEIMQDLRKGLFDVLIGVNLLREGLDLPEVSLVAILDADKEGFLRSHRSLTQTVGRAARNVNGKAIMYADKITNSMQMTIDETNRRREKQINYNSAHGITPKQINKKIDDTLSRSAITTHQYDAAIQKAAEQDLEYLPKAEIEKRIRNKRKQMEEAAKALDFMAAAQLRDEIEILKEKL; encoded by the coding sequence ATGGATTTTCAAATTGTTTCAGAGTTTCAACCTACGGGTGACCAACCGCAAGCTATCAATCAATTAGCCAACGGAATTGTTGAAGGAGAAAAGTTTCAAACCTTATTGGGAGTAACTGGTTCTGGTAAAACTTTTTCGGTTGCCAATGTCGTAGCTAAAGTAAATAGACCAACTTTAGTATTAGCTCATAACAAAACTTTGGCTGCACAGTTGTATTCTGAGTTCAAACAATTTTTCCCTAACAATGCAGTAGAGTATTTTGTTTCTTATTATGATTATTATCAGCCTGAAGCATATATCCCAGTAACAGGAACTTATATTGAAAAAGACCTGTCTATTAATGACGAAATAGAACGTTTACGAATTAGTACTTCTTCTTCTCTACTTTCTGGACGACGAGACGTATTAGTAGTGGCTTCTGTTTCTTGTTTGTATGGTATTGGAAACCCTACTGAATTTAAAAAGAATGTAATTCCAATTGAGGTAGACCAGCAAATATCTAGGACTAAATTTTTACATCAATTAGTAACTAGTTTATATGCACGAACAGAAACCGAAATCAAAAGTGGTACCTTTAAAGTAAAAGGAGATGTTGTTACCATCTATCCTTCTTATGGAGATAGTGCATATCGCGTTCATTTTTTTGGAGATGAAATTGAAGAAATTGAATCTTTTAATATTGAAACCAATGAAATCATTACACGACTAAATCAATTGAACATCTATCCTGCTAATTTATTTGTTACTTCTCCTGATGTATTACAGAATGCCATTCATCAAATTCAAGAAGATTTGATGAAACAATACGATTATTTTAAAGAAATAGGAAAACATTTAGAAGCAAAACGTTTGAAAGAACGTACAGAGTTTGATTTAGAAATGATTCGTGAATTAGGATATTGTTCTGGAATTGAAAATTACTCTCGCTATTTAGACGGACGTGAAGCCGGAACTAGACCTTTCTGCTTGTTAGATTATTTTCCAGACGATTTTTTAATGGTTATTGATGAAAGTCATGTTACCGTACCACAGGTTCATGCGATGTATGGAGGAGATCGAAGTAGAAAAGAAAATTTAGTAGAATACGGTTTTAGATTACCTGCTGCTATGGATAATAGACCTTTAAAGTTCGAAGAGTTTGAAATGTTGCAAAATCAAGTGATTTATGTTTCTGCTACTCCTGCAGATTATGAACTACAAAAAACAGAAGGTTTATTTGTAGAACAAGTGATTCGTCCAACAGGGTTGTTGGATCCAGAAATTGAAGTACGTCCTAGCTTAAATCAAATAGATGATTTAATTGAAGAGATTCAAATTCGCGTAGAAAAAGATGAACGTACATTAGTTACTACATTAACCAAGCGAATGGCTGAAGAGTTAGCTAAATACCTTACACGTATTCAAGTACGTTGTCGTTATATACATTCTGATGTTGATACTTTAGAACGTGTAGAAATCATGCAAGATCTTCGTAAGGGACTTTTTGATGTACTTATTGGTGTAAACCTATTAAGAGAAGGATTAGACCTTCCAGAAGTTTCATTGGTTGCTATTTTAGATGCTGATAAAGAAGGTTTTCTCCGTTCACATCGTTCTTTAACACAAACAGTTGGTAGAGCCGCACGTAATGTAAACGGAAAAGCCATTATGTATGCGGATAAAATTACCAATAGTATGCAAATGACGATTGATGAAACCAATCGTAGAAGAGAAAAGCAAATTAATTATAACTCTGCGCATGGTATAACTCCAAAACAAATTAACAAGAAAATAGACGATACCCTATCTAGATCAGCCATTACGACTCATCAATATGATGCTGCAATTCAAAAGGCAGCGGAACAAGATTTGGAATATTTACCAAAAGCTGAAATAGAAAAACGTATTCGCAACAAACGTAAGCAAATGGAGGAAGCTGCAAAAGCTTTAGATTTTATGGCAGCAGCACAATTACGTGATGAAATTGAAATTTTAAAGGAAAAGTTATAA
- a CDS encoding T9SS type B sorting domain-containing protein yields MKKLILLLFLHSSIILTAQNEANFWYFGRNAGLDFSTGVPVALTNGQLNTLEGCSSISDQNGNLLFYSDGIQVWDRNHNLMPNGTGLLGDNSSTQSGLIVPNPSNTNIYYLFTVDAQEGNGDGFRYSIIDMSLNGGNGDVTTKNVLLVGSADEKVTSVVGRTCDSFWVITADRDNFYAFEVTSTGVNTTPVISPIGFFIFFSSRGYLKLSPDGTKLVQASSEAGSFIYDFSATTGVVSNGRRLNLDGNIGYGVEFSISGNKLYIATGPDIFSQFAEANLYQFDISNPDITIINNSRGTPFFTYRGTRGAFQLGPDGKIYHAVSESPQLGVINNPENDKNSINYVHNGVNLNGRNSAQGLPPFIQSFFLPTTILNADTDQIISDTKQFFCAGQDYRLKAGRIEPGATYSWEKDGNIIGTDSILTINDVNWGSGIYKLTTTLKATCAKTLDSQVEVEFVPAPTIVSVPPFEKCDSDTNPNDGSTTFDLSTQEAALTNNATNVTVEFFSLSDTTFSSPLPKTNYINTSNPETLVVRVNFSSSGNTGCFSLGTLSLAVNEVINNTNISDVYVCEIDENANNPSATNSIGNGQGTYDFNNTINEILTLNPTINTTTHTINFYRTQNDANAQNNPILAPYNDDFFTNASDIFVRVSLNSDPSCFSIFTFTIFVESLPIPQGNSTPTLLCVNFPIGTLPLATVSLDASTGNSNDTYQWYFNGNSISNATNAVYEASEAGTYRVETIRQNSQLINPCHAFNTFEVIASSKAVILDISVIDDSLNNNSISISVDGLGLYDFMISNSNLFLNGTNSSITFSNLPIGIYTITIRDRNGCGDTISDEIPVIFFQRHFTPNDDGVYDTWKIQGVDNDFFRDVTVKIYDRYGKQVAIIPNKNHRGWDGFYNGSKLPSTDYWYNAQLIDKNGKVRTKKSHFSLLRR; encoded by the coding sequence ATGAAGAAATTAATTCTCTTATTATTTCTTCACTCCTCAATTATATTAACGGCACAAAATGAAGCTAACTTTTGGTATTTCGGAAGAAATGCGGGTCTTGATTTTAGTACTGGTGTACCCGTTGCGCTTACAAATGGACAATTAAACACTTTAGAAGGTTGCTCTTCTATATCAGATCAAAATGGAAATCTTCTCTTCTATTCTGACGGTATTCAGGTTTGGGATAGAAATCATAATCTTATGCCAAATGGTACTGGTTTATTAGGTGATAATTCAAGTACTCAATCTGGTTTAATTGTACCCAACCCTTCCAATACAAATATTTACTATTTGTTTACAGTAGATGCCCAAGAAGGTAATGGAGATGGTTTTAGATATTCCATTATCGATATGAGTTTAAATGGAGGCAATGGAGATGTCACTACCAAAAATGTTTTGTTGGTAGGTTCAGCAGATGAAAAAGTAACCTCGGTTGTTGGAAGGACCTGTGATTCTTTTTGGGTTATTACTGCCGATAGAGATAACTTTTATGCTTTTGAAGTTACAAGTACAGGTGTTAATACTACCCCTGTTATTTCTCCTATTGGTTTCTTTATTTTTTTTAGTAGCAGAGGTTATCTAAAATTATCTCCAGATGGTACCAAATTGGTACAAGCTAGCTCTGAAGCTGGGTCTTTTATTTACGACTTTTCAGCAACTACTGGAGTAGTTTCTAATGGAAGAAGACTCAATTTAGATGGTAATATTGGTTATGGTGTAGAATTCTCTATATCAGGCAACAAACTATATATTGCCACTGGACCTGATATTTTTTCTCAATTTGCTGAAGCTAATCTGTATCAGTTTGATATCAGCAATCCAGACATCACAATAATCAATAATTCAAGAGGTACACCTTTTTTTACTTACCGAGGAACAAGAGGAGCTTTTCAATTAGGTCCTGATGGAAAAATCTATCACGCTGTGAGTGAGAGTCCACAATTGGGTGTCATTAACAATCCTGAAAACGACAAAAATAGTATCAACTATGTTCATAATGGCGTAAACTTAAATGGGCGAAATTCTGCTCAAGGACTCCCTCCTTTTATTCAATCATTTTTCTTACCTACAACTATACTTAATGCCGATACCGATCAAATAATCAGTGACACCAAACAATTCTTTTGTGCTGGTCAAGACTATCGATTAAAAGCTGGAAGAATTGAACCAGGAGCAACATACTCATGGGAAAAGGATGGTAACATTATCGGTACAGATTCTATTCTTACTATTAATGATGTTAATTGGGGATCGGGTATCTACAAACTTACTACTACCTTAAAAGCAACCTGTGCTAAAACTTTAGATTCTCAAGTTGAAGTTGAATTTGTTCCTGCTCCAACAATAGTTTCTGTTCCTCCTTTTGAAAAATGTGATTCCGATACTAATCCAAATGATGGAAGTACAACGTTTGACTTAAGCACGCAAGAAGCTGCTTTAACAAATAATGCTACTAATGTTACAGTTGAATTCTTTTCTTTAAGCGATACCACGTTTTCTTCTCCACTCCCTAAAACAAATTATATAAACACTTCCAATCCTGAAACCTTAGTGGTACGTGTAAATTTTAGTTCTTCCGGAAATACGGGTTGTTTTTCTCTTGGTACATTATCACTTGCAGTAAACGAGGTTATAAACAATACCAATATTAGCGATGTTTATGTTTGTGAAATAGATGAAAATGCAAATAACCCATCAGCCACCAACAGCATAGGTAATGGACAAGGAACCTATGATTTTAATAATACTATTAACGAAATACTTACGCTAAATCCAACCATAAATACAACAACACATACCATTAACTTCTATAGAACACAAAATGATGCAAATGCTCAAAACAATCCAATATTAGCGCCTTATAATGATGACTTTTTCACCAATGCATCAGACATCTTTGTTCGTGTCTCTCTCAATTCAGATCCGAGTTGCTTTTCAATTTTTACTTTTACTATTTTTGTAGAATCTTTACCTATACCGCAGGGTAATAGTACTCCCACATTACTATGTGTAAATTTCCCTATAGGAACATTACCTTTAGCTACGGTTAGCTTAGATGCCTCAACAGGAAATTCCAATGACACCTATCAATGGTATTTTAATGGAAATAGTATTTCCAACGCTACAAATGCTGTATATGAAGCATCTGAAGCGGGAACCTATCGTGTTGAAACCATTCGACAAAACTCGCAACTCATCAATCCATGCCATGCTTTTAATACTTTTGAAGTAATTGCATCTAGCAAAGCTGTTATCCTTGATATTTCAGTTATAGATGATTCTTTAAACAACAACAGTATTTCAATATCAGTAGACGGACTAGGTCTTTATGATTTCATGATTAGCAATTCAAATCTGTTTTTAAATGGTACTAACTCTTCCATTACCTTTTCCAACCTTCCCATAGGAATTTACACAATAACCATTCGAGACAGAAATGGTTGTGGTGATACTATCTCCGATGAAATTCCTGTAATTTTCTTTCAAAGACATTTCACTCCAAATGATGATGGAGTCTATGACACATGGAAAATCCAAGGAGTTGACAATGATTTTTTTCGAGATGTAACGGTTAAAATTTACGATCGATATGGTAAACAAGTTGCCATCATTCCAAATAAAAATCATAGAGGATGGGATGGTTTTTACAATGGCTCTAAACTTCCTTCTACAGATTATTGGTATAATGCACAACTTATAGATAAAAATGGAAAGGTTCGAACAAAAAAAAGCCATTTTAGTTTATTAAGAAGATAA
- a CDS encoding T9SS type B sorting domain-containing protein: protein MKKLLLFVLLVLITSTSIYSQKEANFWYFGQNAALDFNSGAPLPVSGSQLNTFEGCSSFSDANGDLLFYVGAPSPNARNLTIWNASNQPMPFSDVSNGGQTLKGDSSSSQSALTVPAPKKPNIYYLFTVGAVVGSGGEYGFWYYTVDMTQDGGRGDIVNGPVDLHAPLLKNQWTEKVTAVRASSCNTFWVISFAQNGDFYAYKVDENGVDTANPVVSSFSTLGITDPRGYLKVSPDGEKLLLANMTSGAYLFSFDDTTGRVSNYRGSSSPQRINVGAENAYGAEFSITSQKLYVSTGDWRFGSTENLYQYDVTQPTIAGVNASRYRVHSYVNTRGALQLGPDRKIYWTSDQNTRISVINQPDEAGAACDYSHQTVDLGGRTATQGLPPFLSSLLLPIEIKDQVTSDIVNDQTLQYCIGDTKTIAPDPVTGTNVVYEWTFDNGTTTTIVSSTIDLTLNSITPANAGTYRLKVTLTDNCGNVLEQLAKFNLEVYEAATATKPNNIFFCDVDNDGFNTFNLQNDVTPQVLNGLDPATFEVVYYLNAADANNNNTANALANPYTNPTPFSNQTIHARLHNRAAPNACFDVETFTLAVTGSPVPQNPVDYEECDDVVSGGDTDGFFNNFILNTKDNEILGPLDPAIYEVSYHFTLIGAQTDKTTDVIDKTIAYRNTSANSQTIYVRVENRNNAACNDASISFNLVVNPLPVIVNDPTIIRHCDDDTDLNSNINLTLAQQNISANYLNETFKYYPTQTDAINDTAEIINQTAHPLSNGDSVWVRTITNKNCYRISRIDIVIGHSSNVAYTNEFRVCDDFLDIDGNDTVNNNDTDGITNFDISSVETDVKALFPAALRPNLNVLIFENTTDRDAVLNAIPDLANYRNRNVPAATPQTLYIKIINTVNNDCTGLGEFTIWAQQPPLANTAANFELCDDFDSGAFDDGINININLRDRVNDILGPTQPLTDYTVTFHTSPTDANTGNSPILNDTNYTNQTRDRETIYVRVVNNSTGCFNDHLTFDIIINPLPVVTNAIPNLEVCDIATASDGDPRNRLAQNIDLSQRDADVLNGRSSSDFEVSYHRTRQDAIDGVLPLPKTNYSNDPTRTIFPANLLSDDPGLEVIHVSILNTATGCRNGIATLQLVVYPEPSLPVNITNLESCDNTSDTNQSDTNGINGDITLSSKIPEILQNYPATEHSNYNVTFHENLGDAQTGSSPINDNIYENTANNQTIYVRVQNTKTSCVNDDLTFNIVINPLPDFTVMTPVIVCLNNPQTRLEALNPGATYDYKWYVRGTPGTILSTDSFLDVQVGGTYIVTATMQDGTGCERMEEIVVDESIAPTFDADDVVIVDDTNNNRLDNYSITIITENDNLGIGDYEFSLIDENGIQTLFQDEPVFNNIKGGIYTIVIQDKDGCQPNARLDVSVIQYPKFLTPNGDGLNDTWKIKGANSSFYPSSSIHVFDRFGKIVAILPIDHIGWDGTYNGNVLPSSDYWFKIQLVDRKGQVHQHQGHFSLLRR, encoded by the coding sequence ATGAAAAAGCTACTACTCTTCGTATTATTAGTATTAATAACATCGACCTCTATTTACTCTCAAAAAGAAGCTAATTTTTGGTACTTTGGACAAAATGCCGCTTTAGATTTTAATTCAGGGGCACCGCTTCCAGTTTCTGGAAGTCAGTTAAATACTTTTGAAGGTTGCTCTTCATTTTCTGATGCAAACGGAGATCTCCTATTCTATGTAGGAGCACCTTCTCCAAATGCAAGAAACTTAACTATCTGGAATGCATCCAATCAACCAATGCCATTCTCTGATGTTAGTAATGGAGGACAAACTCTTAAAGGAGATTCTTCAAGTTCACAATCGGCATTAACCGTTCCAGCACCTAAAAAACCAAATATCTATTACCTTTTTACTGTAGGAGCTGTTGTTGGTAGTGGTGGAGAATATGGTTTTTGGTATTATACCGTTGATATGACCCAAGATGGTGGTAGAGGTGATATTGTTAACGGACCTGTTGATTTACATGCTCCTTTATTAAAAAACCAATGGACAGAAAAAGTTACCGCCGTAAGAGCTAGTAGTTGTAATACTTTCTGGGTGATTTCATTTGCTCAAAATGGTGATTTTTATGCTTACAAAGTTGATGAAAATGGTGTAGACACTGCAAATCCTGTAGTCTCTTCTTTTAGTACTTTAGGTATTACAGACCCAAGAGGTTATTTAAAAGTTTCTCCTGATGGTGAAAAGTTACTTTTGGCCAATATGACAAGTGGAGCTTATTTATTTAGCTTTGACGACACTACCGGTAGAGTATCCAATTATAGAGGAAGCTCAAGTCCACAAAGAATTAATGTAGGAGCTGAAAACGCATATGGAGCTGAGTTTTCAATTACAAGTCAAAAACTTTATGTTTCTACTGGTGATTGGAGATTTGGGTCTACAGAAAACTTATATCAATATGATGTAACTCAACCAACTATTGCTGGAGTAAATGCTTCAAGATATAGAGTTCATAGCTATGTAAATACAAGAGGAGCTTTACAATTAGGTCCAGATAGAAAAATTTATTGGACCAGTGACCAAAACACTAGAATTAGTGTTATTAACCAACCTGATGAAGCTGGAGCTGCTTGTGATTATTCTCATCAAACGGTTGATTTAGGCGGTAGAACAGCAACTCAAGGATTGCCTCCTTTTTTATCATCGTTATTACTTCCTATTGAAATTAAGGATCAAGTTACAAGTGATATTGTTAATGATCAAACACTTCAATATTGTATTGGTGATACAAAAACAATTGCTCCGGATCCTGTTACAGGAACGAATGTGGTATATGAATGGACTTTTGACAATGGTACTACCACTACAATTGTTTCAAGTACAATTGATTTAACACTGAATAGTATCACTCCTGCTAACGCTGGTACATATAGACTTAAAGTTACTCTAACAGATAATTGCGGTAACGTACTTGAGCAATTAGCAAAATTTAATTTAGAGGTGTACGAAGCGGCTACAGCTACAAAACCTAATAATATATTCTTCTGTGATGTAGATAATGATGGATTCAATACTTTTAACTTACAAAATGATGTAACTCCACAAGTATTAAACGGATTAGACCCTGCAACTTTCGAAGTTGTTTACTATTTAAATGCAGCAGATGCTAACAATAATAATACTGCAAACGCGTTAGCCAACCCATATACAAATCCAACTCCATTTAGTAATCAAACCATTCATGCAAGATTACATAACAGAGCAGCACCAAATGCTTGTTTTGATGTTGAAACTTTTACACTTGCTGTTACTGGAAGTCCAGTGCCACAAAATCCTGTAGATTATGAAGAATGTGATGACGTGGTAAGCGGTGGTGATACAGATGGTTTTTTCAATAACTTTATCTTAAATACAAAAGACAACGAAATTTTAGGTCCTTTAGATCCTGCTATTTATGAAGTTTCTTATCACTTTACTCTTATAGGAGCGCAGACAGACAAAACTACTGATGTAATAGATAAAACCATTGCATACAGAAATACTTCTGCGAATTCTCAAACAATATATGTTAGAGTTGAAAATAGAAATAATGCGGCGTGTAATGATGCTTCTATCTCGTTTAATCTTGTTGTAAATCCATTACCTGTTATTGTAAATGATCCAACAATTATTAGACATTGTGATGATGATACTGATTTAAACTCAAACATCAATCTTACCTTAGCACAACAAAATATTTCTGCAAATTATCTTAACGAAACTTTTAAGTACTATCCAACACAAACGGATGCGATAAATGATACTGCTGAAATAATTAATCAAACTGCTCATCCTTTATCTAATGGTGATTCAGTTTGGGTAAGAACAATTACTAATAAAAACTGTTATAGAATATCTAGAATAGATATTGTTATTGGACACTCTTCAAATGTTGCATATACCAATGAATTTAGAGTATGTGATGACTTTTTAGATATTGATGGTAATGACACAGTCAATAATAATGATACGGATGGAATTACTAATTTCGATATTAGTTCAGTTGAAACAGATGTAAAAGCATTGTTCCCTGCTGCATTGCGTCCGAATTTAAATGTGTTAATTTTTGAAAACACAACCGATAGAGACGCTGTATTAAATGCTATTCCTGACTTAGCAAATTATAGAAATAGAAATGTTCCTGCAGCAACACCTCAAACTTTATACATTAAAATTATAAATACAGTTAATAATGACTGTACAGGGTTAGGTGAATTTACAATTTGGGCACAACAACCTCCTTTAGCTAATACCGCAGCAAACTTTGAACTTTGTGACGATTTTGATAGTGGAGCTTTTGACGATGGAATTAACATCAATATTAACCTAAGAGATCGTGTAAACGACATTCTAGGACCAACACAACCTTTAACGGATTATACAGTTACCTTTCACACTTCTCCTACAGATGCGAATACTGGTAACTCTCCAATTCTTAATGATACAAACTATACGAATCAAACTAGAGATAGGGAAACTATTTATGTTCGTGTTGTAAACAATAGTACAGGATGTTTCAATGATCATTTAACATTCGATATTATTATCAATCCATTACCTGTTGTTACAAATGCTATTCCTAATTTAGAAGTTTGTGATATTGCGACAGCGAGTGATGGAGACCCAAGAAATAGACTTGCTCAAAACATTGATTTATCACAGAGAGATGCAGATGTTCTTAACGGAAGAAGTTCAAGTGACTTTGAAGTTTCTTACCACAGAACACGTCAAGATGCTATTGATGGAGTACTTCCTCTTCCTAAAACGAATTACTCCAATGATCCTACTAGAACTATTTTCCCTGCGAATCTGTTAAGTGATGACCCAGGTCTTGAAGTTATTCATGTTAGTATTTTAAACACTGCTACAGGATGTAGAAATGGAATTGCTACACTTCAATTAGTTGTGTATCCAGAGCCTAGTTTACCTGTGAACATTACAAATCTTGAAAGCTGTGATAACACATCTGACACAAATCAGAGTGACACTAACGGAATTAATGGTGATATCACTTTAAGTTCGAAAATCCCTGAGATTTTACAAAACTATCCAGCCACTGAACATAGTAACTATAATGTAACCTTTCATGAAAATTTAGGGGATGCACAAACAGGAAGTTCTCCTATTAACGATAATATTTATGAAAATACTGCAAACAATCAAACAATTTATGTAAGAGTTCAAAATACAAAAACCTCTTGTGTAAATGATGATTTAACCTTCAACATCGTTATTAACCCTTTACCTGATTTTACTGTAATGACCCCTGTTATTGTTTGTTTAAACAACCCACAAACAAGATTAGAAGCATTAAATCCAGGAGCCACTTACGATTATAAATGGTATGTAAGAGGAACTCCAGGAACTATTTTAAGTACTGATTCATTTTTAGATGTTCAAGTTGGAGGAACTTATATAGTTACTGCTACGATGCAAGATGGTACTGGTTGTGAAAGAATGGAAGAAATAGTTGTTGATGAATCTATTGCTCCAACATTTGATGCTGACGATGTGGTTATTGTAGATGATACAAACAACAACAGACTAGACAACTACTCTATTACAATTATTACAGAAAATGACAACTTAGGTATTGGAGATTACGAATTCTCACTTATTGATGAAAACGGTATTCAAACATTATTCCAAGACGAGCCTGTTTTTAATAATATCAAAGGAGGTATATATACTATTGTAATTCAAGATAAAGATGGATGTCAACCAAATGCAAGGTTAGATGTTTCAGTTATTCAATATCCTAAGTTCTTAACTCCTAATGGAGATGGTCTTAATGATACATGGAAAATAAAAGGAGCTAATTCTAGTTTTTATCCTTCAAGTAGTATTCATGTTTTTGATCGCTTTGGAAAAATAGTAGCCATTCTTCCTATTGACCATATTGGTTGGGATGGTACTTACAATGGTAATGTATTACCTTCAAGTGATTACTGGTTTAAAATTCAACTAGTAGATCGAAAAGGCCAAGTACACCAACATCAAGGACACTTCTCTTTACTAAGAAGATAA
- a CDS encoding ABC transporter permease: MLRLLTIEFHKLKHNRASKVLSIIYFGLLTSIALIAAIKFDIGPIKFHLADQGIFNFPYIWHFNTYIAAILKFFLLLVIVSMMANEYSYKTLKQNLIDGLSKQEFILSKFYTVVAFALISTLFVFGVSLILGMIYSDFNELSIIFSDLEYLVAFFIKLVGFFSFGLFLGILIKRSAFAVGAMIVWVFIENLIYGILGWKFVSSWDTAQNIKNYLPLEAMANLIKEPFTRLGAVKSVASQIGENFTKDYSVSALNILIVLVWTTIFIYLSYYLLKKRDL; encoded by the coding sequence ATGTTACGATTATTAACCATTGAATTTCACAAATTAAAACACAATAGAGCGAGTAAAGTTCTATCAATTATATATTTTGGATTATTAACTTCAATTGCACTCATCGCTGCCATAAAATTTGACATTGGACCTATAAAATTCCACTTAGCTGATCAAGGTATTTTCAACTTTCCATACATCTGGCATTTCAACACGTATATTGCAGCTATCTTAAAATTTTTCCTTCTTTTGGTCATTGTTTCTATGATGGCTAATGAATACAGTTACAAAACCTTAAAACAAAATTTAATTGATGGTTTAAGCAAGCAAGAATTTATTCTTTCTAAATTTTATACGGTTGTTGCTTTTGCTTTAATATCAACACTTTTCGTTTTTGGAGTTTCTTTAATCTTGGGAATGATTTATTCTGATTTCAACGAACTATCCATTATTTTTTCAGATCTAGAGTATCTCGTAGCATTTTTCATAAAACTTGTTGGTTTTTTCTCTTTTGGACTATTCTTAGGTATTTTAATAAAACGTTCTGCATTCGCAGTTGGAGCGATGATTGTTTGGGTATTTATTGAAAATTTAATTTATGGTATACTTGGCTGGAAATTTGTATCAAGCTGGGATACAGCTCAAAACATCAAAAACTACCTTCCTCTAGAAGCAATGGCCAATTTGATAAAAGAGCCATTTACTAGATTAGGTGCAGTAAAATCAGTAGCTAGTCAAATAGGAGAAAATTTCACAAAAGACTATTCTGTAAGTGCATTAAATATACTTATTGTACTTGTTTGGACAACGATTTTTATTTATCTATCATATTATTTGTTAAAAAAACGAGATTTATAG
- a CDS encoding ATP-binding cassette domain-containing protein, producing METILSIKNLDKKFGKIHAVNNLSFDIQKGNVYGILGPNGSGKSTTLGIILNVVNKTSGEFSWFDGSMSTHEALKKVGAIIERPNFYPYMTAIQNLQLICKIKGVPADNIEEKLKVVNLYERRNSKFRTYSLGMKQRLAIASALLNNPEILILDEPTNGLDPQGIHEIRQIIRKIAKNGTTILLASHLLDEVEKVCSHVVVIRNGVKLYSGRVENMIASNGIIEVKTEGDIDKLVTSLKNYYDIATVNVDDDLVIASLENETSAAKINQYLFENGITVSHLVKRKPSLEQQFLNLTNNN from the coding sequence TTGGAAACTATATTATCAATTAAAAATCTCGATAAAAAATTTGGAAAAATACATGCTGTAAACAACCTCTCTTTTGATATTCAGAAAGGGAATGTCTACGGTATTTTAGGTCCAAATGGTAGTGGTAAGTCCACTACTCTAGGAATTATTTTAAATGTTGTAAACAAAACTTCTGGTGAATTCAGTTGGTTTGACGGATCAATGTCTACACACGAAGCATTAAAAAAGGTAGGTGCAATTATTGAACGCCCTAACTTTTATCCATATATGACCGCTATTCAAAACTTACAACTTATCTGTAAGATTAAAGGAGTACCTGCTGATAATATAGAAGAAAAATTAAAAGTCGTTAACTTATACGAACGTAGAAACAGTAAGTTTAGAACCTATTCATTAGGAATGAAACAACGATTAGCAATTGCCTCTGCCCTATTGAATAATCCAGAAATCTTAATTCTAGATGAGCCTACAAACGGACTTGATCCTCAAGGAATTCATGAGATACGCCAAATTATTAGAAAGATTGCTAAGAACGGAACTACTATTTTACTTGCATCCCATTTATTAGACGAAGTAGAAAAAGTTTGCTCTCATGTGGTAGTTATTAGAAACGGTGTAAAATTGTATAGCGGAAGAGTAGAAAATATGATTGCTTCAAATGGTATTATTGAAGTTAAAACAGAAGGAGATATTGATAAATTGGTGACCTCTTTAAAAAACTATTATGATATTGCTACCGTTAATGTTGATGACGACTTGGTTATTGCTAGCCTAGAAAACGAAACATCTGCAGCCAAAATAAATCAATATTTATTTGAAAATGGTATTACAGTTTCTCATTTAGTAAAGAGAAAACCAAGTTTAGAACAACAATTTTTAAATTTAACCAACAACAACTAA